The genomic segment AAAACCAAGCTCCCCTGCCCCTCGCCATTACAATGGGTTGCCCCTCTAGTATCGGCCCTGAGATAATCTTAAAAAATTTCCTTCACAAAACAGAACAACGGGCAAATATTGTCCTTGGCGATATAGGTATTCTGAAAAAGGCAGCTCAGGAATTAGGCCTCAATGTCCCCATCACTGCCTGGCAACCAGGAGAACAGATAGAGCAACAGTCCCTTCTCGTTATGCCTCTCTCCAATATTAAAAAGCATATATGGGGAGCACCCGACCACGCCTCCGGAACGGCAATGGCCTCCTATATTACCAAGGCTGTAGAGATGACCCAGGCAGGAATATTCTCAGGCATCGTTACCTGCCCTATATCCAAGGCATCTCTGAATCAGGCAGGCTTCCATTTTCCCGGCCATACAGAAATGCTCGCCTCCTTGACCAGCACAGAGAAAGTTGGCATGATGATGGCAGGCGACCGACTCCGAGTTACCCTTGTTACCCTTCACTGTCCACTTGCGACAGTGGCCGCCCAGTTGAGCGTGCCCAGGGTGCTGGAGATGATCAGGATAACCCATACCAGTCTTCAGGATGATCTGGGTTTTAAAATGCCTCGGATTGGCGTGGCAGCACTCAATCCCCACGCCGGTGAGGGCGGACTTTTCGGCAATGAAGAGGCAACAACCCTCATGCCTGCCATAGAACAGGCCAGAGCAGAGGGAATAAAGGTAAGTGAGCCTTTACCCCCAGACACCGTTTTTGTTAAGGCCATTGCCGGAGAATTTGATGCCGTGGTCTGTATGTACCACGATCAAGGACTCATTCCCTTCAAGCTCATCCACTTTGAAGATGGTGTAAACGTTACCTTGGGTCTCCCCATCGTTCGCACCTCTGTGGACCATGGCACTGCCTATGACATTGCAGGAAGGGGTATTGCCAGCCACAGTAGCCTAGCCGCAGCAATTGAACTTGCAGAACAGATCACCATCCATAGACAACAAAATTTATAGGTTTTACGGTATAAAATGAGTAACAATCCTGGAAAATTAATTATCTTTGAGGGCACAGACGGCGCTGGGAAATCTACCCAGATAAAGATGCTTGCCAACTACCTTCGTAGTAAAGGTCTTGATGTTATAGCCAGCTTCGAACCAACAAATGGGCCCTATGGGCAAAAAATACGACAGCTCTATACAGACCGGAACAAGGTCACCAGAAACGAAGAGCTGGAGCTTTTTTTAGCCGACCGCCGAGAACACGTCAATAAACTTATCAACCCCGCAATCAGTGCTGGAAAAATAGTTCTCTGTGACAGATACTATCTCTCCACCGCGGCCTATCAGGGCGCACTAGGTTTTGATGTTGAAGAGATACTTCAGCGTAACAGCTTTGCCCCCACCCCTGATCTGGCCCTTCTTCTGCAAATTCCCGTAGAGGATGGCAGAAGGCGTATTACCAGTTCACGAGGGGAAGAAACTAATGATTTCGAAAAGGCGGAGATGCTTGAAAAGGTATCTACTATTTTCAATTCTCTCTCCTTTCCCTATATACGCCACATTAACGCCTGCCAATCCATAGATAATGTCCAAAGAGATATCATAATGCAGGTCAAACAATTATTAAAAATGGCATAACTCTATGGGTAAACGGTCTCTTCTTATCATCTGCGCCCTGCCCCTACTGATCTCCTGTAGCGCAATAACTACGGAAAGGTCAACGACACCAGCCAGTATCCAAGAGGAGAATGGGCAGATTTGCGCCTATTCCTCCTTTTTGAAGGCACACACAGAAGAGCTGAACTCTAATTACGAAAATGCCCTCCAGTACTACCAAGAGGCCCTGATCTGTGATCCAGGATCAATCTACATACAAAACAAACTGCCTCTAATGATGATCAAGATGGGAGCTTTTGAAGAGGCAAGAATCTGGATAGAAAACAATATGACTACCCAGCAGGACAAAATTTTTCTCTCTCTCCTCTTGGCCAGACTCTATAGCGAAACAGGAAATCCGGAACGGGCAACAGATATATATAATCACCTTCTCAAAGAAAAAGAGACTACAAATATACTTCTTCGCCTCGCCCTTCTCTATCACAACCTTGGCCAATATCGACAGGCCGAGGCTGTCTACTATAGAATTCTCCATACCAACAATGACTCCTATCTTGCCCATCTCTATCTTGCCCAAAATCTCTTCGCCGACAATCAACTACAAAAGGCAGCAACCCATTATGAAAAGGCTCTTAAACTGGAGTGGTCAATACCTCTGGCCTATGAGGTGGGCAATTTTTACACTGAGTTAAGCGACTATGAACAGAGCCTGGCCCTCTATAATAAAATTTTGCTGACAGACCAGAGCGAAGAGCTTGCCTTTTCCCTGAAATTACTCTCTCTATTGCAAATAAAAAAAACAGAGCAAGCCCTCAAAGAACTCAATAATAGACGGAGCTATAGCGAAAACCCGGAGTATCTTGATTTGCTGGTCAGCCAGACCCTACTGGCCAAAGGACAGACAGTTCAGGCAGAAAAATTGCTTGAAGAGATGATTCCCCGCTACTCCTCAGGTAAGGCCGCACTGACCCTCTCTATCCTTGCCTACGAAAAACAACAGTATAATAAAGCATTGCAATGGCTTCGCTATATAAAAAATAACGATACAAGCTATGAACAGTCTATCCATCTACGTTTGCAAATCTTGTTCCAAATAAACCAATTTTCTCAGGCTATAAAAATCATAAACGCTCAAATAAAAGCAGAGAACACTCCTTATTGGTACAAGTTACTAGCAGCCACCTACAGCCAAAGTAAAAATGAGAAAATGGCAGAACAGACATATCGTCATGGCTTAAAGGAGTTCCCCGTTGATCCGGATATTTCGTATGCCTATGCCCTCTTTCTCGATAAAAAGGAACGCTTTTCTGAAGCGGTTGACCTCATGCTAGAGGTCCTGAAAAAAAACAGTGCAAATGTGCAGGCCCTTAATTTTATTGGTTACACCTGGGCAAATAACGAAATAAACCTCCCCCAAGCAAAAATATACCTACAAAAGGCTGCCAGATTACTGCCCGAGAATGGCTTTATCCACGATAGTCTGGGCTGGTGCTATTATAAATTAGGCGAATGGGACATGGCCCTGACCGAACTGCAAAAAGCCCACAAAATAGAACCTCAGGATCCCTTTATTGCCGAGCATCTGGGCGATACCTATCTCCGCTTGCAGGATTACGAAAATGCGATAATAATATACAGATCTGCGCTCAAACTCTATAAAGAGAGAGACATCCGCCAAAAAGAAATCTTCCTCAAAGAAAAAATAGGGCACATCCTCAGCCAAGCTCAAGAAAACAGACCATGATATTCTTCCCACGCCTGCCAAAGTCATCGATCCTCTTTTGCCTGTTACTCCCCCTACTCCTAAGCTCCTGTAGTAGTGTCCCCTGGCAGAGCAAGACCTTAATCCTTAAACTAGACCCAGCCTATGAGGAGTACCAGAGACAATTTGCTGATATACAACGGGCACAGAGGGCAATAAATCCAAGCTTTGATGCCGAGGCCCGTATTGAAATCACCAGTAGCCTTAAAAACAAAAAATTCGCAGGCTATCTGGCCATTCTCTCACCATCTTATATAAAATTTGTTCTTTCAAGTCCCCTGGGCCAGCCTCTTGTGGTTGCAACAGGTGACGGGCAAAACTGGCAAACAATCAACACCCAAAGCAAGAGCTATCAACGAGATAAAATAAGCCAATTTCTAAGGGATCAAGATCTGCCGAAGGAGATAGCCCAAATTGGCCTAGCCAATATTCTCTCCGCTCAAATAGGCAGAGGCTTTAATCCTCCATGGGCTCTTAAAGATGATAAGAAGAATCGCGGCATATGGTACGCACCTCTAAGTGGGACAACAGCTGAACACATTCTCGTTGATTATCGCGGCAGAAAAATTATTGGCAGGACAATAGGATCCACAGAGAAACAACAAATTGTGATTCTCTATGATGACTGGACAGTCATTGACGGTTATGAAATCCCTAGCCTTATAACCATCTCAGGACTCTCCTATGGAGCTGAAATAAAAATCATATTAACAGAGATCATTGCTCAACCACGATTGCAGAAAACAAGCTTTCAAATAGTCCCCCCACCGGGCTTTCGCCAAAGCTCCTGATCATTGGAGACGTTTTTCGCCTCACCGGTGACAATAAGAGAAAAGGTATTACCTTGTCTGTTAACAGACTGCCCTATGTTGTAAATATAATTGGGTTTAAAGGTTATAATGGTTTCGAACTGTTCCGAACTGTATTGGAGAGGGCTGTAAATACTTTCAATATACTTACTTCCATCCAATAGGGTCACAGCCCGTATATCATCCCCCGGGGAAACGGCTGTAAATTGGCAAAACACACGTAACTTC from the Desulfotalea psychrophila LSv54 genome contains:
- the pdxA gene encoding 4-hydroxythreonine-4-phosphate dehydrogenase PdxA; the encoded protein is MQNQAPLPLAITMGCPSSIGPEIILKNFLHKTEQRANIVLGDIGILKKAAQELGLNVPITAWQPGEQIEQQSLLVMPLSNIKKHIWGAPDHASGTAMASYITKAVEMTQAGIFSGIVTCPISKASLNQAGFHFPGHTEMLASLTSTEKVGMMMAGDRLRVTLVTLHCPLATVAAQLSVPRVLEMIRITHTSLQDDLGFKMPRIGVAALNPHAGEGGLFGNEEATTLMPAIEQARAEGIKVSEPLPPDTVFVKAIAGEFDAVVCMYHDQGLIPFKLIHFEDGVNVTLGLPIVRTSVDHGTAYDIAGRGIASHSSLAAAIELAEQITIHRQQNL
- the tmk gene encoding dTMP kinase, whose protein sequence is MSNNPGKLIIFEGTDGAGKSTQIKMLANYLRSKGLDVIASFEPTNGPYGQKIRQLYTDRNKVTRNEELELFLADRREHVNKLINPAISAGKIVLCDRYYLSTAAYQGALGFDVEEILQRNSFAPTPDLALLLQIPVEDGRRRITSSRGEETNDFEKAEMLEKVSTIFNSLSFPYIRHINACQSIDNVQRDIIMQVKQLLKMA
- a CDS encoding tetratricopeptide repeat protein; this encodes MGKRSLLIICALPLLISCSAITTERSTTPASIQEENGQICAYSSFLKAHTEELNSNYENALQYYQEALICDPGSIYIQNKLPLMMIKMGAFEEARIWIENNMTTQQDKIFLSLLLARLYSETGNPERATDIYNHLLKEKETTNILLRLALLYHNLGQYRQAEAVYYRILHTNNDSYLAHLYLAQNLFADNQLQKAATHYEKALKLEWSIPLAYEVGNFYTELSDYEQSLALYNKILLTDQSEELAFSLKLLSLLQIKKTEQALKELNNRRSYSENPEYLDLLVSQTLLAKGQTVQAEKLLEEMIPRYSSGKAALTLSILAYEKQQYNKALQWLRYIKNNDTSYEQSIHLRLQILFQINQFSQAIKIINAQIKAENTPYWYKLLAATYSQSKNEKMAEQTYRHGLKEFPVDPDISYAYALFLDKKERFSEAVDLMLEVLKKNSANVQALNFIGYTWANNEINLPQAKIYLQKAARLLPENGFIHDSLGWCYYKLGEWDMALTELQKAHKIEPQDPFIAEHLGDTYLRLQDYENAIIIYRSALKLYKERDIRQKEIFLKEKIGHILSQAQENRP